One region of Sphingomonas abietis genomic DNA includes:
- a CDS encoding lipopolysaccharide biosynthesis protein, which yields MNNASSTDRAGLIGWLRAHRNWCLIVLLPTVLIAAYYYLIAADQYESEAHFVVRTSDTQPAAPTGLGQALTLVGGASSERDALVVADYLKSHDAVSALQSQIGLSQRYRRPEADIVSRLWFANPTPEQLQKYFSSKADVDVSTDTGITTLKVRSFRPEDSYQIIRELLKLGENRVNTLNHRNYANAVAMSQQRVQEAEASLAQVQGRITQFRSDERDFNPQVTGTSRTTMVSDLQGQLAIARAQESAMAAVLAPTSPQLTATRQRVAALSRQVAAETAKLSQGPGNVATGMGAYEGIKMRQEMAGKQLDVAYSALQHAQDDARRQQLFVVPVVDPNMPVRALYPQRTKIVVTAFLALLLIYGIGWLIAAGVREHAA from the coding sequence TTGAACAATGCCTCTTCAACAGATCGGGCCGGGCTGATCGGGTGGTTACGTGCGCATCGCAACTGGTGCCTGATCGTACTGCTGCCGACGGTACTTATCGCGGCCTATTATTACCTCATCGCGGCCGACCAATATGAATCGGAAGCGCATTTCGTCGTCAGGACATCGGATACGCAGCCCGCCGCACCGACCGGTCTGGGCCAGGCATTGACGCTAGTGGGCGGCGCTTCATCCGAACGCGACGCCTTGGTCGTCGCCGATTATCTGAAGTCGCACGATGCGGTTTCCGCGCTGCAGTCCCAGATCGGATTGAGCCAACGGTATCGGCGACCGGAAGCCGACATCGTCTCGCGTCTCTGGTTCGCCAATCCAACGCCCGAGCAGCTCCAGAAATATTTCAGCAGCAAAGCGGACGTCGACGTCAGTACCGATACGGGTATCACGACACTGAAAGTACGCAGCTTCCGGCCGGAGGATTCCTATCAGATCATCCGCGAGCTGCTCAAACTGGGCGAGAATCGCGTGAATACGCTCAACCATCGCAACTATGCCAATGCAGTCGCGATGTCGCAGCAGCGGGTGCAGGAAGCGGAAGCCAGTCTCGCGCAGGTTCAGGGGCGGATCACCCAATTCCGCAGCGATGAACGCGATTTCAATCCGCAAGTTACCGGGACATCCCGGACGACTATGGTTTCGGACCTGCAGGGCCAACTTGCCATCGCCCGGGCACAGGAATCAGCCATGGCGGCGGTCCTCGCGCCAACCAGCCCGCAACTGACGGCGACCCGGCAGCGGGTCGCGGCGCTGTCTCGTCAGGTCGCCGCAGAAACCGCCAAGCTGTCGCAGGGGCCCGGCAACGTCGCGACCGGGATGGGAGCTTACGAAGGCATCAAGATGCGACAGGAAATGGCTGGCAAACAGTTGGACGTCGCATATTCCGCCTTGCAGCATGCACAGGATGATGCCCGGCGCCAGCAGCTGTTCGTCGTGCCGGTTGTTGATCCCAACATGCCGGTTCGCGCGCTGTACCCGCAGCGTACCAAGATCGTCGTCACGGCTTTCCTGGCGCTACTGCTGATCTACGGTATCGGCTGGCTGATTGCCGCAGGTGTCCGCGAGCATGCCGCCTGA
- a CDS encoding ABC transporter permease, with translation MTMISDTSGTTGDRGFWRGMQIQGSVIGALLMRELHTRYGRENIGYLWIFLEPMTLAAAVALLHVGGGSHGATIDPVAFAILGYTIFLMFRGMISRAEGTLESNMPLLYHRRVTIFDMMFARALLEGASTIVTYVVLMGFITIIGMTHVPDRPLELLIGIFLMFWFSFALSLIICAWTHDNRLVARLVHPITYILMPLSGAFYQLIWIPDPYKTWLSYFPLTVIYELLRYGQFHAAKDTYVDIPYVVGWCLLLTYGGLVFIRATRRRVHLH, from the coding sequence ATGACGATGATTTCCGATACTTCCGGGACAACCGGCGATCGTGGCTTCTGGCGTGGCATGCAGATCCAGGGGAGCGTTATCGGCGCCCTCCTGATGCGTGAACTGCACACCCGCTATGGCCGTGAGAATATCGGCTATCTGTGGATTTTTCTGGAGCCGATGACGTTGGCTGCCGCTGTCGCTCTGCTGCACGTCGGAGGTGGCTCACATGGCGCGACGATCGACCCCGTAGCCTTCGCCATTCTTGGATATACGATTTTCTTGATGTTTCGCGGCATGATTTCGCGTGCGGAAGGCACGCTCGAATCGAACATGCCGCTGCTCTATCACCGGCGCGTCACCATTTTCGACATGATGTTCGCGCGAGCTCTCCTGGAAGGCGCCAGCACGATCGTGACCTATGTCGTGCTGATGGGATTTATAACGATCATCGGCATGACACACGTGCCCGACCGGCCATTGGAGTTGCTGATCGGAATTTTCCTGATGTTCTGGTTTTCTTTTGCGCTCTCGCTAATAATATGCGCCTGGACGCATGACAACAGGCTAGTGGCACGGCTGGTTCACCCCATAACCTATATCCTCATGCCTTTATCTGGCGCATTCTATCAGTTAATCTGGATCCCGGATCCATATAAAACTTGGCTTTCGTATTTTCCTTTGACGGTCATCTATGAATTACTGCGTTATGGGCAGTTTCATGCTGCAAAAGACACCTATGTCGACATCCCGTATGTGGTTGGCTGGTGCTTGCTGCTAACCTACGGTGGACTTGTGTTCATTCGAGCGACGCGTCGTCGCGTTCACCTTCACTAA
- a CDS encoding FkbM family methyltransferase, with protein sequence MKYPSVLSSIASRFHHRSTGDAGIRLFHLDHLRTQSRQRNEAVIRKLCANAYLGNSRSLCRVLGRYKMIVDTTDVGLSSHLLLDGYWEMWLTELLSNLVRPGMTVVDVGANLGYFTLLMADLVGPGGHVHAFEPNTDLARRMTQSLAINGFQNIATVHEQALADTETDVLLVVPTDEPKNGHLLPADHPVSADQMTESRLMRTRRLDSYAELLDADLIKIDADTSELAIWNGMSGILQSGRPLTIVLEFARMRYADPGGFINQIVADGFTLAEITLEAGVQPTTRAAILAAPPTEDVMLLLVR encoded by the coding sequence ATGAAGTACCCCAGCGTCCTATCGAGCATCGCGTCGCGATTTCATCATCGATCAACCGGCGATGCTGGCATTCGCCTGTTCCATCTCGATCATCTGCGAACACAGTCGCGACAGCGCAACGAGGCGGTGATCCGCAAACTATGCGCTAACGCCTATCTCGGTAATTCCCGGTCGCTGTGCCGGGTGCTGGGACGCTATAAAATGATCGTGGATACGACCGACGTCGGCCTGTCGAGCCATCTACTGCTCGATGGTTATTGGGAAATGTGGCTTACGGAATTGCTTAGCAATCTGGTCCGACCGGGCATGACCGTGGTCGATGTCGGTGCTAACCTCGGCTATTTCACCTTGCTGATGGCGGATCTGGTCGGCCCGGGTGGCCATGTACATGCGTTCGAACCGAACACCGATCTGGCGCGTCGGATGACGCAAAGCCTCGCCATCAACGGTTTCCAGAACATCGCCACGGTGCACGAGCAGGCCCTGGCCGATACCGAGACCGACGTCCTGCTGGTGGTGCCCACCGATGAACCCAAGAATGGTCATTTGCTGCCGGCGGATCATCCCGTTTCAGCCGATCAGATGACCGAGAGCCGCCTGATGCGGACGCGTCGCCTGGACAGCTATGCCGAACTGCTGGATGCGGATCTCATCAAAATCGATGCCGACACATCAGAACTCGCCATTTGGAACGGCATGTCGGGAATCCTGCAATCGGGGCGCCCGCTGACGATCGTTCTCGAATTTGCCCGAATGCGTTATGCCGACCCCGGCGGCTTTATCAACCAGATCGTGGCGGACGGCTTTACGCTTGCGGAAATCACGCTGGAGGCCGGAGTTCAACCCACCACGCGCGCAGCGATCTTGGCTGCCCCCCCGACGGAAGACGTGATGCTGTTGCTCGTCCGTTGA
- a CDS encoding glycosyltransferase, whose protein sequence is MRLIKSWWGNISAQLRFNPRSNGVRVHRSTAVHIRAGNIARGQQDWSRAASAYRRALTSEPHLQHLWVQLAHMEKEAGEIDRATCAYEEAARLKRDDPEPLLQLGHMAKAWRQPADAAGYFVAALQRDRTNLQAISELVRLMPDRDEVDPDLWTAVLDVLEINPAEVEADDTGQLPREAMVFDVTDLLAFFGQRRLPTGIQRVQIEVSLACLEERFDPQPVFCVYASARRGWLKLPRDHFDALCRLARQSDDIEDPAWIAQLDQMYRKIAVARTIRFSPGTVLVNLGTSWSDRNYLLDVRNIRARDGMVYVPLVFDLIPLIGPHWFMQSLVRDYRAWFGSLLHSADGCLTISEATREDLLDKSAEWNVPMPRESVPVVRLDGDFCQVAADPESLRAYGLEAQRYVLFVSTLEPRKNHRGAFEAWLALADTLGEAAMPRLVCVGGRGWLNEHLHEMLRDRPVLQRLVLILHGIPDDTLATLYQHCLFALYPSFYEGWGLPVSEALSYGKVPAISRVSSLPEAGGPYARYFDPNMVADIAKTVRTLLNAATRQAAEAAIRQDYAPRTWHRIAQDVVAKASMVASRVQDTLPCLDDAGTWSLALFHQIETSDQAPVSQQGEALRHGSCWLSPGITGCRIRGDDAALWFCWGGTGNAVLHIHFAVTPGFARVRVGINGQHQEYQVEPGIPLIISSALQDGPVTLRIPIVPTAGEIVVEKMVITRPPRA, encoded by the coding sequence ATGCGATTGATCAAAAGCTGGTGGGGCAACATATCCGCACAATTGCGATTCAACCCACGGTCGAACGGCGTGCGGGTGCACCGCAGCACAGCCGTTCATATCAGGGCTGGCAATATTGCGCGTGGGCAGCAGGATTGGTCGCGCGCGGCGAGCGCGTATCGCCGGGCACTGACGTCCGAACCGCATCTGCAGCATCTGTGGGTACAACTCGCCCATATGGAAAAGGAGGCCGGCGAGATCGATCGGGCCACCTGTGCGTATGAAGAAGCCGCGCGCCTCAAACGGGACGATCCCGAGCCGCTGCTCCAACTCGGGCATATGGCCAAAGCCTGGCGCCAGCCGGCCGATGCTGCGGGGTATTTTGTTGCCGCCTTGCAGCGCGACCGCACGAATCTGCAGGCGATTTCCGAACTGGTTCGGCTGATGCCCGACCGCGATGAGGTCGATCCGGACTTATGGACGGCTGTTCTCGATGTGCTAGAGATCAACCCGGCGGAAGTAGAGGCGGACGACACCGGGCAATTGCCGCGTGAGGCGATGGTGTTCGACGTTACCGACCTTCTCGCCTTTTTCGGGCAGCGCCGGTTGCCCACCGGGATTCAGCGCGTCCAGATCGAGGTTTCTCTGGCGTGTCTCGAAGAACGGTTCGACCCGCAACCCGTATTCTGCGTCTATGCCAGTGCGCGGCGCGGCTGGCTAAAGCTGCCTCGCGATCATTTCGACGCACTTTGCCGGCTGGCCCGACAGAGCGACGATATCGAGGATCCCGCGTGGATCGCGCAACTGGATCAGATGTATCGCAAGATAGCGGTAGCCCGGACGATTCGGTTTTCGCCCGGAACCGTACTCGTCAACCTGGGAACGTCCTGGTCGGATCGGAACTATCTGCTCGATGTCCGTAACATCCGCGCACGTGATGGAATGGTCTATGTCCCCCTCGTGTTCGACCTGATCCCGTTGATCGGGCCGCACTGGTTCATGCAATCGCTCGTCCGCGATTATCGTGCTTGGTTCGGATCGTTGCTCCACTCAGCCGATGGGTGCCTGACGATCTCTGAGGCCACGCGAGAAGATTTGCTCGACAAATCCGCCGAATGGAATGTGCCGATGCCCCGAGAATCGGTTCCCGTGGTTCGGCTCGACGGCGATTTTTGTCAGGTCGCGGCCGATCCGGAATCCTTGCGCGCTTACGGGCTGGAAGCGCAACGCTACGTTCTGTTCGTCTCGACACTCGAACCACGGAAGAATCATCGCGGTGCGTTCGAAGCCTGGCTTGCGCTTGCCGATACGCTCGGCGAAGCCGCGATGCCGCGGCTCGTCTGCGTCGGGGGGCGTGGCTGGCTCAACGAGCATTTGCACGAGATGCTGCGCGACCGCCCGGTATTGCAACGTCTGGTACTCATCCTTCACGGCATTCCCGACGATACGCTGGCAACGCTCTATCAACATTGTCTGTTCGCACTATATCCGAGCTTCTACGAAGGCTGGGGATTACCGGTTTCGGAAGCGCTGTCTTACGGCAAGGTTCCTGCGATATCGCGGGTTTCGTCGTTGCCGGAGGCGGGCGGTCCCTATGCCCGCTATTTCGACCCCAACATGGTTGCTGACATTGCAAAGACGGTTCGCACGCTCCTCAACGCCGCGACGCGACAGGCGGCTGAAGCCGCGATACGACAGGATTATGCACCGCGGACATGGCATCGGATTGCACAGGACGTGGTCGCCAAAGCCAGCATGGTCGCATCGCGGGTCCAAGACACCCTGCCTTGCCTTGACGACGCGGGAACCTGGAGCCTCGCCCTGTTCCATCAGATCGAAACCAGCGATCAGGCGCCGGTCTCACAACAGGGCGAGGCACTCCGGCACGGCTCCTGCTGGCTGTCTCCCGGGATCACGGGATGTCGTATCCGCGGTGACGACGCCGCATTGTGGTTCTGCTGGGGGGGTACGGGTAATGCCGTGCTCCACATCCATTTCGCGGTCACCCCTGGCTTCGCTAGGGTCCGTGTTGGGATCAATGGCCAACACCAAGAGTATCAGGTCGAGCCCGGCATCCCCCTGATCATATCTTCTGCGCTGCAAGACGGCCCCGTGACGCTTCGGATTCCGATCGTGCCGACGGCTGGCGAGATTGTCGTGGAAAAAATGGTGATTACGCGCCCGCCGCGCGCGTGA
- a CDS encoding glycosyltransferase family 4 protein, producing MRAKLNDDMIFFSVQDLFGYWKAHVTMSGIQRVQAGIALYAIQEEGERVGFLLNDLTDSHVPGEFFLVDNAVFRDIILYASGEKVDHDLLRAMLAECEQGAVRIRPVKGQTIVLLGAFWGHGNTIDQYLTSRRNGVIIGAYVYDIIPLTHPEYCKADLVREHSMSVCEMGLVVDFVFTISDFTRHALAALFAQNGGREIPMYTVPLAHSMTTEVSAVDAWPMALRAIKGAPYVTYVSTVEGRKNHRYVVEAWQQLIDMGVDVPDLVFVGREGWRIGGLMDLLDGTRYLGGRVHIVHDLSDAELNSIYTNAMFTVFTSFVEGWGLPVGESLVHGTPCVASGTSSIPEVGGEFVDYVDPLNLRDGVAVLRRMIEDKDYLQTRRRAIEEHFVARTWDDVGRDFLARTRAAVQRNYPERLIYPRLAEGAQFFPGNLVTNAIRYPDYVPAPMRLALRESFYHLEEHGVWMRGNIGEISFLTGLDENTEVIAYLQLSAPPHGAGNLVTAYIADGSSVAPSDGRFHSLEFRQRALMRARGRVREGGLCTILIELRGQTDPGPADGRLFGVGLTALGYVRADNAMLREDLVERFTFHDMTDESRSSLA from the coding sequence GTGCGCGCGAAGCTGAACGACGACATGATCTTTTTCTCGGTCCAAGACCTGTTCGGGTATTGGAAAGCCCATGTTACGATGTCCGGCATCCAGCGCGTTCAGGCCGGCATCGCGCTCTATGCGATCCAAGAAGAGGGCGAGCGGGTTGGCTTCCTCCTGAACGACCTGACCGACAGCCATGTTCCTGGCGAATTTTTCCTGGTCGACAATGCTGTGTTTCGCGACATCATCCTCTATGCATCGGGCGAGAAGGTGGATCACGATCTCCTTCGCGCGATGCTCGCCGAATGCGAGCAGGGCGCGGTGCGCATTCGACCAGTGAAAGGACAGACGATCGTCCTGCTCGGCGCATTCTGGGGCCATGGCAACACCATCGACCAGTATCTCACCTCACGGCGCAACGGCGTAATCATCGGCGCCTACGTGTACGATATTATCCCCCTGACCCACCCCGAATATTGCAAGGCGGATCTCGTCCGCGAACATTCGATGTCCGTCTGCGAGATGGGGCTGGTGGTTGATTTCGTCTTTACGATCTCCGATTTCACGCGGCACGCACTGGCGGCCCTCTTCGCGCAAAATGGCGGCCGCGAGATCCCGATGTACACGGTGCCGCTCGCCCATTCTATGACCACCGAGGTGTCGGCAGTCGATGCGTGGCCGATGGCGTTGCGGGCGATCAAGGGTGCGCCTTACGTGACCTATGTCTCGACTGTGGAAGGGCGGAAGAACCACCGCTATGTCGTGGAGGCTTGGCAGCAATTGATCGACATGGGCGTCGACGTCCCAGACCTTGTCTTTGTGGGCCGCGAAGGCTGGCGGATCGGCGGGCTGATGGATCTGCTCGACGGCACGCGCTACCTCGGTGGGCGGGTCCATATTGTGCACGATCTCTCGGATGCCGAGCTCAACAGCATCTATACCAACGCAATGTTCACGGTGTTCACCAGTTTCGTCGAGGGATGGGGCCTTCCGGTAGGTGAAAGCCTTGTCCACGGTACGCCCTGCGTTGCCTCGGGAACGTCTTCCATCCCCGAGGTCGGTGGTGAGTTCGTCGATTATGTCGATCCGCTGAATCTACGCGACGGCGTGGCGGTGCTACGCCGCATGATCGAGGACAAAGATTATCTCCAGACCCGGCGTCGCGCGATCGAAGAGCATTTCGTCGCACGGACATGGGACGATGTCGGTCGTGACTTCCTGGCCCGAACGCGGGCAGCGGTGCAGCGCAATTATCCCGAGCGCCTGATCTACCCACGGCTGGCGGAGGGCGCACAATTCTTCCCCGGCAATCTGGTGACCAATGCCATCCGGTATCCCGACTACGTGCCCGCCCCGATGCGGTTGGCGCTGCGGGAGTCATTCTACCATCTCGAAGAGCATGGGGTCTGGATGCGCGGCAATATCGGCGAAATCAGCTTCCTGACCGGGCTCGACGAAAACACCGAAGTGATCGCATACCTACAGCTGTCAGCCCCGCCCCATGGGGCAGGCAATTTGGTTACGGCGTATATCGCCGATGGATCAAGTGTGGCGCCGAGCGACGGACGATTTCATTCGCTCGAATTCAGGCAGCGGGCGCTGATGCGCGCGCGGGGCCGCGTGCGCGAGGGGGGGCTGTGCACGATCCTGATCGAATTGAGGGGCCAGACCGACCCTGGACCGGCCGACGGGCGGCTGTTCGGTGTCGGCCTGACCGCGCTCGGCTACGTGCGCGCGGACAATGCGATGCTCCGCGAGGATCTGGTCGAGCGCTTCACCTTTCACGATATGACCGACGAAAGCCGCTCCAGCCTCGCCTGA
- a CDS encoding glycosyltransferase family 4 protein, with product MKFLFGSKQTHRRIGNAHRNAAEWALAVTAYRRHLDDKPLDHAIWVQVGHAEKEQGNFAEAEAAYRRAIKIVPKDADPRLHLAHLLKTQARFDDAAEAFVSLYQVAPSPENLAELNHMIGLRRRRHERVAAEGAILFSMQDIFNMFAVHATATGIQRVQAGVALAAMADPTFDSHFIINGEYQNEVPTFLRLEDDDLRDIIAYASGKTIDHDILKQKLAAARFRAVPITFGAGSTVVILGAFWGIGNGIDQYLYPRRRGARIVPFIHDIIPVTHPEYCDANLTNFFWRGLAELLHSADYALTNSDFTQAELKRFIAEHGGRQIPMQTVPLAHSMAHPEGAAAVWPRALAKLKRRRYVAYVSTIEGRKNHLFVVQAWQQMIARGVDVPDLVFVGREGWKVDPLMDLLASTDNLGGRIHIVHGLSDAELNGVYADAMFTLFTSVVEGWGLPVGESLAHGVPCVVTRTASLPEVGGDFADYVETGDQEAAIGVLRRLIEDGSYLEARRRNIRENFVARTWDDVGRDFVTKLRGMLAVAPSPSILPPVTLPEGTIFRPGEITKRVKPLPGYLTNPLGLALIDSFYEPEPWGAWLRGASGEFAFLTKAEAGTEIVVLVSVRPAPWAIGARCALKLNGRGGSHPWMTLTSGPNLVRLKGRVDQAGGCTITFHYDGHVRQPSATEPDRRRFALGLNAIGYALSEDAAVRSELREEFVFG from the coding sequence ATGAAATTTCTTTTTGGCAGCAAGCAAACGCACCGCCGTATCGGCAACGCGCATAGGAACGCGGCCGAGTGGGCTTTGGCCGTCACTGCTTACCGTCGGCACCTGGATGATAAACCGCTCGATCACGCGATCTGGGTGCAGGTTGGTCATGCTGAGAAGGAGCAGGGCAACTTCGCCGAGGCCGAGGCAGCCTACAGGCGGGCGATCAAAATCGTGCCGAAGGATGCCGACCCACGGCTTCACCTGGCGCATCTGCTGAAAACGCAGGCGCGGTTCGACGATGCCGCCGAGGCTTTCGTGTCGCTCTATCAGGTCGCGCCGTCTCCAGAAAATCTTGCCGAGCTCAATCACATGATCGGCCTTCGCCGCCGCCGTCACGAACGCGTCGCGGCAGAAGGCGCGATCCTGTTTTCTATGCAGGATATCTTCAACATGTTTGCCGTCCACGCGACGGCGACGGGTATCCAGCGCGTACAGGCCGGCGTCGCGCTTGCCGCAATGGCCGATCCAACGTTCGACTCGCATTTCATCATCAACGGCGAATATCAGAATGAGGTGCCGACATTCCTTCGGCTAGAGGATGACGATCTTCGCGACATCATCGCTTATGCCTCGGGCAAAACGATCGATCATGATATCCTCAAGCAGAAGCTTGCCGCCGCGCGCTTTCGCGCCGTGCCGATCACGTTCGGAGCGGGTTCAACCGTGGTCATTCTCGGTGCCTTCTGGGGCATCGGCAACGGTATAGACCAATATCTGTATCCGCGGCGGCGTGGCGCGCGCATCGTTCCGTTCATCCACGATATCATTCCCGTTACGCATCCCGAATATTGCGATGCGAACCTCACCAATTTCTTCTGGCGAGGCTTGGCGGAGTTGCTGCACTCGGCGGATTATGCGTTGACCAACTCGGATTTCACGCAGGCCGAGCTGAAGCGTTTCATCGCCGAGCATGGCGGCCGACAGATTCCGATGCAGACCGTGCCGCTGGCACATTCGATGGCGCATCCCGAAGGAGCCGCGGCGGTCTGGCCACGTGCCCTCGCGAAGCTCAAGAGGCGGCGCTATGTCGCCTATGTCTCGACTATCGAGGGCCGTAAGAATCACCTCTTCGTCGTACAGGCCTGGCAGCAGATGATCGCCCGCGGCGTGGACGTGCCGGATCTCGTTTTCGTGGGACGCGAGGGCTGGAAGGTCGATCCGCTCATGGACTTGCTGGCAAGCACCGACAATCTCGGTGGGCGCATCCATATTGTCCATGGACTTTCCGATGCGGAACTCAACGGCGTCTACGCCGATGCGATGTTCACGCTGTTCACAAGCGTGGTCGAAGGTTGGGGGCTCCCGGTTGGCGAGAGCCTGGCGCATGGTGTGCCGTGCGTGGTGACGAGAACCGCATCGCTGCCTGAAGTCGGAGGCGATTTTGCCGATTATGTCGAAACCGGTGACCAGGAGGCCGCGATCGGCGTGCTGCGCCGGCTTATCGAGGATGGTAGCTATCTCGAAGCGCGACGGCGTAACATCCGCGAAAATTTCGTGGCGAGGACGTGGGACGATGTTGGTCGCGATTTCGTCACCAAGTTGCGGGGCATGCTTGCGGTAGCGCCGTCACCGTCAATACTCCCTCCTGTCACGCTCCCCGAAGGCACGATCTTCCGGCCAGGCGAGATCACCAAGCGCGTGAAGCCGCTTCCCGGTTATCTCACCAATCCGCTCGGACTGGCGCTGATCGATTCCTTTTACGAGCCCGAGCCGTGGGGGGCATGGTTGCGCGGCGCGAGCGGCGAATTTGCTTTCCTGACGAAGGCGGAAGCGGGCACCGAGATCGTCGTCCTTGTGTCCGTCCGTCCGGCGCCATGGGCGATCGGCGCGCGTTGTGCGCTGAAGCTGAACGGTCGGGGTGGATCACACCCCTGGATGACGCTGACATCGGGCCCGAATCTGGTGCGCTTGAAAGGGCGCGTAGACCAGGCCGGCGGCTGCACGATCACGTTCCACTACGATGGCCATGTCCGTCAGCCCAGCGCGACGGAGCCCGATCGCCGTCGCTTCGCACTGGGGCTCAACGCGATCGGTTATGCGCTGAGCGAGGACGCCGCAGTCCGCTCAGAACTGCGCGAGGAATTCGTGTTCGGCTGA
- a CDS encoding glycosyltransferase family 61 protein has translation MTLIPFSAIVADPVHGITFELLDRPFEGPRPANLSWGSPPSDLDAWFCHERGPEAAGIITIPQAHVFGSTLVYIEMDGEPHALEVDQNFLASASATNALAEVRTRRAAGTLRIRDIEGDVILLSGFPYGLYGHWMVDFMPRLQMLRMTNRKFAELRFLLPADLPAFAHEWLLLAGIKPAQLILYDQADELCRCERALMPTNLRAGGRALPSMAEAAAWMTQIACTNDISPTRLLYVSRENWGNITRKLENYRAIENVMAEYGFEIVFPEKLSVSGQADLLASAKCVAGDYGSGLHNTIFSRPGTSVIALRGIDLHPGFLQSGLCEIRRQPLSYVFGRTWANEQGFQHYEIMTDDLRRCLDAAMAMLSSDL, from the coding sequence GTGACGCTAATTCCATTCTCAGCCATCGTTGCAGACCCCGTTCATGGGATCACGTTCGAACTGCTGGATCGACCATTTGAGGGGCCCCGTCCTGCCAATCTATCATGGGGCTCGCCCCCGTCCGATCTGGACGCTTGGTTCTGCCACGAGCGAGGGCCGGAAGCCGCCGGGATCATCACGATTCCGCAGGCACATGTGTTCGGATCGACGCTTGTCTACATCGAGATGGATGGCGAGCCGCATGCGCTGGAGGTCGACCAGAATTTTCTCGCCAGTGCATCTGCTACGAATGCACTGGCCGAGGTGCGGACGCGTCGTGCCGCTGGCACATTGCGTATTCGAGACATCGAGGGGGATGTCATCCTGCTCTCGGGATTCCCTTACGGTCTTTATGGGCATTGGATGGTGGATTTCATGCCCCGCCTCCAAATGCTCCGCATGACCAATCGCAAATTCGCTGAACTGAGATTTCTACTTCCCGCCGATCTTCCGGCGTTTGCTCACGAATGGCTTCTTCTTGCCGGTATCAAGCCAGCCCAGCTCATTCTATACGATCAAGCGGATGAACTTTGCCGGTGCGAACGCGCGCTTATGCCGACGAATCTGCGCGCTGGCGGACGCGCATTGCCGAGCATGGCGGAAGCCGCGGCGTGGATGACGCAGATTGCGTGCACGAACGATATCAGCCCAACGCGGCTGCTGTATGTTTCTCGCGAAAATTGGGGAAATATCACACGCAAGCTGGAAAATTATCGCGCCATCGAAAACGTCATGGCCGAATATGGCTTCGAGATCGTGTTCCCCGAAAAACTTTCCGTCTCAGGTCAGGCCGACCTCCTCGCTTCGGCGAAATGTGTTGCGGGTGACTATGGATCAGGCCTGCACAACACGATTTTCAGCCGTCCCGGAACATCGGTTATCGCGCTCAGGGGAATCGATTTACATCCGGGCTTCCTGCAATCCGGTCTTTGCGAAATTCGGCGCCAGCCGCTTTCCTACGTCTTTGGGCGAACCTGGGCGAACGAACAGGGCTTTCAACACTATGAGATCATGACCGATGATCTCCGTCGATGTTTGGATGCGGCTATGGCAATGCTCTCAAGCGACCTCTAA